GCTTTGTTCACATTCACCAATAAGCGCCGATCTGCGGGATTATGCGTCAGGGTGATCAAACTTCCCTGTTTCTTGATCGTGCCTTTGCCGAAGTATTTATCGACGCCACAACAGAACACATAATCGCCCGTCAGGCTGTTGAATAACAACACCCGGCTGGCGTCGCTGTTATCCTGAATGCAGATGTCAAAGGTCGTTACTACGAATGCACAACTGGCGGTGTTGCCGCTGCCATCGGTCGCCGTGCAACTCACCGTCGTCACGCCTAAGCCGAAACAACTCCCCGATGGCGGCACACACACCACACTCTCGCCAGGACAGTTATCACTCACTTGCGGCGCCGGGTAGTTCACCACCAC
The Acidobacteriota bacterium DNA segment above includes these coding regions:
- a CDS encoding HYR domain-containing protein; translated protein: VVVNYPAPQVSDNCPGESVVCVPPSGSCFGLGVTTVSCTATDGSGNTASCAFVVTTFDICIQDNSDASRVLLFNSLTGDYVFCCGVDKYFGKGTIKKQGSLITLTHNPADRRLLVNVNKATNTGMAILQAPPGSQVCVITDSNITNNACNCVLPNNRRPGTTP